Genomic segment of Drosophila takahashii strain IR98-3 E-12201 chromosome X, DtakHiC1v2, whole genome shotgun sequence:
aaaaatttttaatatgagaaatataattataatatttttttttttatattgttgttgaaaacaaaagtttttttcgaTAAATGTTCTTTAATTAGACAGATTGTGGgagaaattttaaagatttgtttacaatattaaaatttaattccttTAATTCgagaaatataattaaaatatattttttttatattgttgtttttcgtggctttgaaaaattaagttttctaacaaaaaaaatattgtgtaCAAATGTAatgagtgtttttttttttagaaatttacatttttaaaaaattacaaataacaCCCTACATTTCTTTTTACCAGAGTGTACTCATGTGTTCGCTATTTCTATAAACAGTATCGTCTCGATTGCTTTTAGCGACCGAGCGGTGTGGGTCTCGTGATGTGTGAGAATAGGTATTGATGGCTAAAAAACGGGGTGAAAGTGGGAGAGACAGTGTGACAGGTGACCGACGGGGGGTGGTGTTAGCTGTGGGTTGttttttcccccctttttttcttgGGGGCCAGAGCTCAACGGCAAACACCTGTCCTGCTCGAATTGTTTGCCAAAGAAGAAATGAAAGAACCaaatattcaacaaaaaacttttggtaaaaaaacaataaaaaaagaatacgAAAGGGGAATTTGTTTTATGTAACCAGTTTTGGTTGATTGTATTGTATATTGTCGGCTGCGATGGCTGAGTGTTCTTCTCGGCAAGCTTTGTACCCAATTAATTACCTTAACTTCAGTGCTGTCAACCAAACCGGTTCTTCCCAGACGGCGAATGACTCCTGACCGCTCTCCTCCATTCATCTGATGGATCCCGCATCAAGCGGATCACACACGTGCCCAGGAAACATTCATCAAAGGCCAATGATCTTATTTCTTCTCCGTTTTTCCGCTTTCGTTCGTGTGGAAACTGCAAACTTAGTTTGATGATCCTTAACTGCATTTTGTCGGGTTGCCAAGTGAGATTCTTGATTTAATTCCTTTGCTTTTCATTTTCCTAAAGTTAAACTCGTTAAAAGGTTGccaaaattgtaataattgatttaaaataagtttctTTGGAAGAAATATTCAAAACGAAATGTGAGAATAGGATGAATTccaatatttattgtttatacCAGTATAATaatgtatgtacattgtacgtGACCTAtacctttttaaattagttttaaccATTATTAGCCtgaattaaaaagtattttacttCACAAGCCatcattttgaattttgtgaaccaaatcgaaatcctgtttattatttttgtaacagGAAGTGCTTATTTTTATCTTGACCAAAATTTCTCTTAGGTTGTCATTTGGTTTTCTTTGATGGACCCGAgacggatcggatcggatcgtcTTGCTTTGACTGCTCAGCTCGATTTGGTAATCGAATGTTTATGTGCGTGTTGAGTTGGCACTCCTTTAAATAACATCCAGCTTCCCAAGAATAATACACATTGCCGCCTCCGCACTTTTTGTCGCCTTTTTTCTCTGGCCTTCCACACACTGTATTTTGTTGGACTTTGGCAGAGATTTTTTGGCCTTGACTCGGTTCACGTTTTTTGTCTCTTGCCATTTGGCCAAATTCCAAATGATTTATGTGCGATCCAGTCGTTGAAAAATTAAACGAACCAGGGAGGATTGGAAAAACAGGAGAGATCTCAGCTAGAATCGATGGTATATGGTTTCTTTTTATCTTCAAAAGAAGAACCCGTTGTCCTTTTTATACCgcaatttaatgatttaaaaaaaaaaagaaaattaaaactgtatcaaattcaatttttgccGCCGCACGGACAACataacaaaatattacaaatattaaaaataacgaTAAAACCGATAACCGAaaaaacttactaaaaatatacCGCATAAAACCAAACCGATCAAAACAATCGAAAAATTCGCAGCTTATGAAATGGTCAAAGAACGTATTGGGTCAACGGTTATTTACAGCATTGATGAAGGCGACCTTCTATGGCCATTTTGTCGCCGGCGAGGATCAGATCAAGATCATACCCACATTGGAAAGGTAATTGCCCACCACGACACTCCCACTCACTTAtcgccttttctttttttcttttctatatTGCTTTCTGCCGCCCCTATGGTTTTGTGTTTACttcatgtttttattttgcccgCGAATCGGGTCTGCGAAACGGTTATGCGAAACCCGCTTAAATGCCcacacttttaaaacaaaaaaacctacTCCCGATATCACCGATAACCGAAAACGCCGATAAACACAGCTGCTAAAACTGGCCCGCAACCTGCTCGGCCAGAAGCTCTTCGTCCTGCTGATGAAGTCCAGCTTCTACGGACACTTTGTGGCCGGCGAGAATCGGCACACGATCGTGCCCGCCCTAGAGAGGTTAAACCCCTCCCTTTCAGCACTCCATGCATCCCTATACAATATCCGATAACATTCATGCGTATACGTATATGGTTTTAGTCTAAATTTCGATTaattcgatttattttttttttattttccggaAAATTGAAAGACGCCGTTTTTcccctataaaaaaaattgttaaattgttataaaaaaattttttaaaattgttacctGGTTTTATTATACAGATAATGAAAGCgttaaaaattcctaatttatAAACCCTTTAACTCTAGTAATTTCtactaatttattattataaataagtcAAAGTAGCAGACCATATACGTATATTGTATCTATATACCGCAATTTATATACATGCACACATGTTGCTACTAATGATGTTCAAtccctaaaaaaaatcaattatggGAATCCATCCCAAGTCTGTCTGCATGAAAGACCTACCCGAACCATTGGATATGAATCCCCAATTGGAAATTGCTCCCTTTTTAACAAGAATGAAaagaaattccaaaaattatgCACTTCATTGCCAAACTCCACTAATTGCTAACCAAATCATAAAGAaaattctattattttacTAATTAAATTGTCTTGAAAGCAAATTGCAAACGTGAGCTAATGGAACTTCAACCATTGCAGGCTAAGATCGTTCGGCGTTAAGCCGATTCTCGACTATTCCGTTGAGGAGGATATCAGCCAGGAGGAGGCTGAGAAACGAGAAGTTGAGTAAGTGTTGTCCCATTTTGCTATGAACTATAAATACATaagtattaatatatattaatatttaattaaaacattttaatttccctTCCAGGTCTTCCGTTTCCAGTGCCGGCGAACACAAGGAGGAGGGCAGCATGCCGCAGTATCATGTGGACAAGTCCTTCGCCGATCGGCGCTACAAGGTGAGCAGTGCTCGCACCTACTTCTACCTGAACGAGGCCACCTGCGAGCGGAACATGGAGATCTTCATCAAGTGTCTGGAGGCCGTTTCGGGTATGTCCTTGGCCAGTTGTCCCTGGCCGATCCTTGCACCTCTGGCACACCCGGTGTTGTTGAACGGCATGCAAGTTCCTTGATCCCCTCCTTTCCTTTTGTACAAAACAAACGTTCCGTTTCACTTTTAGATCGTgtaaagcaaaagcaaaagcatcCATTGCTAATTGTTAAGCATGCAGTCAaagttattgttttattttttatggattttatATCGAGTTAATGCTATACaatattattcatttaaaaaagatatttgatgtttaaaattaaaatttaaatatcctcTGCAAGGgaataaataagttaaataaaatcaagaaatgTAATACTCAGAGAAATCGAATTTTATAAGACATTGCATTCTTCGAGTTCGCCCCAACCTGTGGTGTTTAGGCTGTTTCTCCTGCCAAGCTTTCTTCTTTTCTACCTTTCTCTACCTTTCACATTTTCAAATCAACTTTTAATTGATGATTAATAAATTCTTTCTTCTGCCCCGCAAATATCCCAAATGTGGCATCCAACCCATCGTTTATCGAAAACCTAACCCAACTTAATCAAAAccccaaaaccaaaataatcgttgcaaaattccaaaaatgaaaagatGATGATCGCAAGGCGCCCCGGGCAGTGGCCACGGGTAAGGCGAGAAATTAAACAGCACACTCCCCAAGAAATACCAACAAGTAATATTGAAAACTAAACCATAAATATTCGAAATACACGAAAAAGAGTAAACCATTGATGGCCAAAGCAAATTTTGGTCCTTTCGTATGCGCTTTTAGCTGATTGTGTGTGGCTAACAGTTAgggcttgaaaattatcgatgttttcgataTTTACCCAATATTgattcgatattatcgatattttgaagggaaaacacatcaaatatcgagaaattgccaactgtcgatattttttcaaactcTACCAACCGTAGCCGTTGTTTTGTAGTCGTATCTGTACCTCGAAACGTATTCGTATTCGTAATCGTATCCGTATCATTTGATGTTTGTAGAGTGCCGTAGTTAGAGATACGTGTTGTATACCCGTAGATTCCGCTTTCCGATCTTTGACTCTGTCATCGCATCGCATTATTCACCGATTGCTCTGCTCTTCTCCCCCAAACGCTTTTCATTTCCAACGACCAACACCGAACAACCAACCATCGATTGATCGGAATATCGACCTGCAGGCGCCACCTTCGGAACGGGCATTACCGCCATTAAACTCACCGCCCTGGGCCGTCCACAATTGCTGGTAAGTTCGCACAATCCCCTAATCCCATTATCCCCGTAAGTCCCAGATAATTCATTTATACGGGGAACACAGGGGGGTTAATGTtaataaacagcaaagggaGAACATTGTTAATTGGTGTTAATGAATAGTGAACGGTAGTCGCCGATGCATATAATTGTCATTAAAGCTTCTAAAAGGTTTAAAACTGAAGTACAAAATAAATCCGTGTACATTTTAAACCGAAACatacttaattatttaaaattttccctAAAAAGTCGAACTATTCTGTATTGGTACTTAATacaataccattttttttatatacataatttttaaaatcagaatTTTCTCTAAATAGTCGAACTATTCTCTATAGATTTTAATATACTTATTTGATATAGTTACCCTTTCCAACTTTTCCTTCTTTGGTTTTAAtataacatattacaataccatttttctttttttatatatacacattttttaaaattagaattcTCCCTAAATagctttttgtatatatacatattttttaaaattagaacTCTCCCTAAATAGTCAAAccattttattatacccgttactcgtagagtaaaagggtatattagattcgtgcaaaagtatgtaacaggtagaaggaagcgtttccgaccctataaactatatatattcttgatcaggatcaccagccgagtcgatctagccatgtccgtctgtccgtctgtctgtccgtctgtctgtctgtatgaacgctgagatctcagcaactacaaaagctagaaggttgagatttcccacacatattctttggcttcctacgcagcgcaagtttattttagccgagcgccacgccccctctaacgcccacaatcgcccactaacgattttaaaatgggtcctgcgcccacatctttaaagatttccgaaaagtaaaaatgcaattttgttgtgtatatttatacctatcgaaatgtagaagacatttttcaaatcggaccattcattaaaaagttacacgcaatcaaaatttatatatctatctccctcgcactccctttagctgagttacgattattagtcgggacaccaacccgagtacagcgttcgcactccctttagctgagtgacgggtattagatagtcgggacaccaacccgactatagcgttctctcttgttttagttttaatatcACACTTATATGATATACCCTTTCTAACTTTTCCTTCTTTGGTTTTAATATCTTATATtatatgatttaatttaatacttaccattttatttttataaacataatttttaaaatcagaatTCTCTCTAGATAGTCAAACCATTTTATATAGGTTTTGATACACTTTCCAACATATCCTCATTTGGTGTAAATATCACAGATTATATGATTTAATACAATAccattttcctccttttttttagctgcAACTGTCCGAGGTGATTATGCGCACACGCAAGTACATGGAGGACATGGTGGGCGGTCAGGGCAATGTGCTGACCCACCATAAGACCATCAAGGATCTCGAGAAGTATTATGCAACGCTGGGCGACAATAAGGACGTGAAAGAGTTCTTGAACAATGTGACGTCCGATAAGGAGGGGTGAGTCCGAGTCCTCTTATATATCTTGTAATCCCCTTCATTAATATCAAACCGTATATTATCACATTGCAGAATCCTGCATCTGTTCCCCTGGTCGGGCATCGTGGACGAGGACTCGCAGCTGAGCGACACGTTCCGCGTTCCCGATCCCCAAACCGGCCAGATGCGTCGACTGATCTCACAAATACCGCCCAAAGAGGAGGAGATGTTCAGGAACATGATCCGTCGCCTCAACACGATTGTAAAGGTGAGTTTGAGTCGTCACTCCGCTTAGAGAATTCCTATTAATATTAACTCTTGAAAATCCCTAGGCTGCTGCCGATCTGGATGTGCGCATCATGGTGGATGCGGAGCAGACCTACTTCCAGCCGGCCATCTCGCGCATCACCCTGGAAATGATGCGCAAGTACAACAAGGACAAGGCCATTGTCTTCAACACGTACCAGTGCTATCTGCGCGAAACGTTCCGCGAGGTGAACACCGATCTGGAGCAGGCCAAGCGCCAGAACTTCTATTTCGGAGCCAAGCTGGTGCGCGGTGCCTATATGGATCAGGAGCGTGACCGCGCCAAGTCTCTGGGATATCCGGATCCGGTGAATCCCACCTTCGAGGCCACCACGGACATGTATCACAAGACTTTGGCCGAGTGCTTGCGACGCATTAAGGTGGGCTAAGGGATAAGATTATATTTAAACCGcttctttattaaattaaatcatattcACAGCTGATGAAGGACTGTGATGACGATGCCCGGAAAATTGGCATTATGGTGGCCTCGCACAACGAGGACACCGTGCGCTTTGCCATCCAGCAGATGAAGGAGATCGGCATTTCGCCCGAGGACAAGGTGATCTGCTTTGGCCAACTGTTGGGCATGTGCGACTACATCACCTTCCCACTGGGTGAGTTTTAAATaccctaaataaatttataaccataatatataataaatttatccaACTACAGGCCAGGCGGGCTACTCGGCGTACAAGTACATCCCGTATGGCCCTGTGGAGGAGGTGCTGCCCTACTTGTCGCGCCGTGCCCAGGAGAACAAGGGTGTGCTCAAGAAGATCAAGAAGGAGAAGCGACTGCTGCTCTCCGAGATTCGGCGTCGTCTGCTGCGCGGCCAGCTGTTCTACAAGCCCAAAGGCAACTATGTGCCCATCTAAGCTGGCCTGGATGGACGGAAACTCACTCACTCATCCGCATACACACACATGCCCCCGGTGCGGCAGTTATATCTGAGGATATATCACGGATATCGCCAGGAAATCGATCGCTTCGGgcatattttaatgttttttttttgtcgttcTTACTACTCTTACGAAATTCGCGTATATCTACGGTATATATATGAAGGTCTTGCAAGGAGCGAGGATGTCTTGCTGCGGGATCTTTCGGGATCTTCGGGATCTTCTTCACCTTCACCCACAAAACAACTTCAATTAGAGACGGTAGCACTGAGCGATGGTCattttttgatgaaaatatgtatatttttacgTCTTGTTGCAACAATAATCTAAACGACTTCTGTATGTGTgttacaaagaaaacaaaaaatgaaaaaaaaaaactgaaaagcgtAAAAAAAAGCGTGacgaaaggaaaggaaacgAATGTGGGAATTCCGCATAGaggatattaaaaaaaaaaaacggggaTTGAATTAAAGCGAACATTTTTTAGCATCGTAACAAAATAAAGCATAAATCGATAATGGTATATACGTATTATATACAAAGTAATGAGAGCAAAACGTTTATAGAGATATATGTACCGATACCGATCTATATCCAcatagatacagatacatgtATGTGTATGGCTGCATTTTAGTCTAGATTCATTAACTTCGTGTTTGTGCCTCTTCCTCAGTATCAGTTATCAGTATATCAGTTATTAGTTTATCCATTCTTAATTTGCGATGTGATTTCATGTTGGTTACCCTAAGTTACTACCATAaaccatatacatatatttatatagatCAATAGCGAAGGAGAGAGTCCAGGGCATTTGTTCCTCCAGTTCGTGGCCATCCCCCATCCGAAATAGTCAAATAATACTGTCCATAGGAACAAGGGATACCGCGCATACCTATACCTACCTAAACCTAGCGAGTTGTATTACAATTATGCTAAATTAACttaaatgtatatgtttaatTTAGCACTTAAAGAAGCGATATTATAAAAGTCATTACTACCGATAGTCGATGGATGAGAAACCGTAACCGTAACCGTAACGCAACCGAAACCGCCTCTTGTCCCCCTGATTTCCAGTTTCCTGTTTCTAGTTACCAATTTCCCATTTCCGTTTCCAATTTCCCGTTTCGATTGCTCAGACAACTTTATAGACAGACAGACTTGGCCATATACTAAGGCGCGCAGATCGAACCGaatagttttttattattatcctcatgattattattattgtattgcATAAAcgctataaataaatgaataaataattgtatgaATGTTAACTATTTCAATgacaataataaaatgttaaaaacgaATCCCCCGCCTCGCTTAAATTTCATCTAACAACTGCTGTGGAAATTACCCAAATGGCCCCTAATGGTGATCTATTGTTCCCCGGGATGACGAGCTTAAATGGCCTCCAGCTGCTGCGGCAATCATGGCTGCGATTTGCAACGATCTACCGGTAATTTGGGTAATGTGACCCGTAAATTTGTTTTCCCTCTGCTGTTCAGTTAGAGAAGATGGGCATGATTTAGTGCCTTCTCCGTCTGCCTGGTCtattacacagaaaaaaaggcgatctgaaatagggttatttctaccttatttcatatcaataacaagaaaggaagctagcttcggccagccgaagcttatatacccttgcagattattcctattaattaacaaatcgcaaaaatgttcaattttctaatatttctcattaattttccgatcgttcctatggcagctatatgatatagtcgtccgattttgatcaaattaaaattgaaattcgaaaatatttaaaaagagtcatatcctagagtagaagataatacaataaaaaccaaagaagctagaatttatttcctattacttttccattaattttccgatcgttcctatggcagctatatgatatagtcgtccgattttgattaaattaaaattgaaattcggaaatatttaaaaagtgccatatcctagagtagaagataatacaataaaatccaaagaagctagaatttatttcctattacttttccattaattttccgatcgttcctatggcagctatatgatatagtagtccgattttttaaataattaattcgaaattcagatatatttaaaaaataacatccccaaaagtagaagataatatttcaaaaaacaccgaagctagaattttttaaagttttttttttccgattgttcctatgggagctataagatatagttgtccgatccggtcggctccgacatatatactacctgcaatagaaagaagacttttgggaaagtttcatcctgatagctcaaaaactgagagactagtttgcgtagaaacagacagacggacagacggacagacggacagacggacatggctagatcgactcgtcttgtgatgctgatcaagaatatatatactttatggggtcggaaacgtctccttcactgcgttgcaaatttctgactgaaatcataataccctctgcaagggtataaaaagccgAAATGATTTAGgtcaaatgtagtattttttagcaaataataaaaaaaaatattaacataatctttattcatatcattttgatatcatatcaaaatagcatatcatatcaaaatagcatatcatatcaaaatgatatgaataaagattatgttaatcttttttatattatttgctcaaaaatactaaatttgttattttttatgatatgataatcatgtttatatgtttgaatcttatatcatatcaaaatgatatgaataacttgatctttaaacaagaaaggaagctaccttcggccagccgaagcttatatacccttgcagataaagtaatactcactcggtgcagttccagggattccagattcagtgttcctatttttgaattttgtttttaagtagtcaagaattaaaacgcctacttcctacaaattaacaagaattttcttatatatgtttgaatattcctatgggagccttaagatatagtggtccgatacggctcgctccgacatatgtactacctgcaatagaaagaagactttcgggaaagtttcatcgcgatagctttaaaactgagagactagttcgcatagaaacggacagacggacagacggacagacggacatggctggatagactcggctattggtgctgatcaagaatatatatactttatttggtcggaaacgtctccttcactgcgttgcaaacatctgactgaaattataataccctctacaagggtataaaaatatcaaattgaccattaccatttttatacccgttactcgtagagtaaaagggtatattagattcgtgcaaaagtatgtaacaggtagaaggaagcgtttccgaccctataaactatatatattcttgatcaggatcactagcccagtcgatatagccatgtccgtctgtccgtctctccgtctgtctgtctgtatgaacgctgagatctctgaaactataaaagctagaagattgacattttgcatgcagattctaggagttcctacgcagcgcaagtttgtttcaaaagggtgccacgccccctctaacgcccacaatcgcttatatacgattttaaaaatttcaatatttcggaaaagtaaaaatgcagttttattatgtttatgaATACATATCGAAATGtcgaagaaattttttaaatcggaccattcgttaaaaagttacggcggatcaaagttttttatctccttcgcactccctttagctgagtaacgggtatctgatagtcggggcacccgactatagcgttctctcttgtttttctgtgTAGTTACCCAACGGCCGTCACACAAACAGTAgggtttaaaatttcaatttgttgaGCAAATAACGTTTACTTATTGCGATTTTGCTACTGAGATGATCACAAATCTTCAAATATAAACGGTTCACATCTTGTATAAAgctgtttttatgttttccttAAATCATACGCACAAAATAAGTTTTTGCTTACACACTAAAAGCGACTATGGATAACAGGCTACCTCCCCTAAAACGGCATTTGCTCCCCTACAACGCCTTCTTTTTCCGCCGCGGGGCAGGGCGCCTCTTCCCGAAGTCCACCTGGCTGACCATCAGCGGATCGTTGCTCTGTCGCTCGAAGGCTGCCTTTGCGGCCGACTGGCGCGGCTGCTTGGCCTCCGAAGCGCCGGCGGAAGAGGCACTGGACGAGCCaactaacgcccacaatcgcttatatacgattttaaaaatttcaatatttcggaaaagtaaaaatgcagttttattatgtttatgaATACATATCGAAATGtcgaagaaattttttaaatcggaccattcgttaaaaagttacggcggatcaaagttttttatctccttcgcactccctttagctgagtaacgggtatctgatagtcggggcacccgactatagcgttctctcttgtttttctgtgTAGTTACCCAACGGCCGTCACACAAACAGTAgggtttaaaatttcaatttgttgaGCAAATAACGTTTACTTATTGCGATTTTGCTACTGAGATGATCACAAATCTTCAAATATAAACGGTTCACATCTTGTATAAAgctgtttttatgttttccttAAATCATACGCACAAAATAAGTTTTTGCTTACACACTAAAAGCGACTATGGATAACAGGCTACCTCCCCTAAAACGGCATTTGCTCCCCTACAACGCCTTCTTTTTCCGCCGCGGGGCAGGGCGCCTCTTCCCGAAGTCCACCTGGCTGACCATCAGCGGATCGTTGCTCTGTCGCTCGAAGGCTGCCTTTGCGGCCGACTGGCGCGGCTGCTTGGCCTCCGAAGCGCCGGCGGAAGAGGCACTGGACGAGCCAACTACTCGCTTCAGGGCCTTGGGCACAATGTACTCGGGCATGTCGGACAGATGACTCTGCACCTTGATGGCGCGCAGCGGCTTGTCGTGCCGCAGCGCCTGCAGATCGCGCTTGTTCTCCTCGAAGAAGCCCTTGAGCTTCTCGCAGTTCAGAATCTCCGTCTTGATCTCCCGTATGCGAGTATCGTGGACGGCGACACGCGTGGCGGCGCGCCAGCAATCCTGGGCGCGGTAACGGAAGGACTCCACCTCCTCCATTTTGAACTGGTAGTTCCTGAAAATGATTGCAATTGGTTTAGCAAAGAAAAAACCTTTTGAAGAGAACATTTCGCCCCACTCACTTGATGATCTGTTCGCCCTCCTGGGCTGCAAAGCTGTCGCACAGCTTCTTCTCCACGGCATCGTTCACCTTGGCCTCCTTCATGCTCACAAACGACAGAACGGAGCCCTTGTTGTTCCCTCTGGCCGTTCGGCCAGCCCGATGGATATAAGACGTAACATCGCGGGGGAAATCAAAGTTGATCACATTGTTCACGCACTGGAAATCAATGCCGCGCGAGGCACTCGACTCCATGTCGCCGGAGCGCGAGGATTTGCGGCTGGCCGTCGACTTGCCGCCCGGCTGCTCCAGATGATGTTCG
This window contains:
- the slgA gene encoding proline dehydrogenase 1, mitochondrial isoform X1, which produces MALLRSLSSQRTAISLVYGRNSSKSSSSAAVVAACRSYHQCGRRSTTAAGEESSLSSSSDHHHHPASGINGARFLHSGNRPLQASTLVQPDLVAGEAVKRTAKQDSSQSQNPSPAGSPQRDPLDVTFNDPIAAFKSKTTGELMRAYLVYMICSSEKLVEHNMTLMKWSKNVLGQRLFTALMKATFYGHFVAGEDQIKIIPTLERLRSFGVKPILDYSVEEDISQEEAEKREVESSVSSAGEHKEEGSMPQYHVDKSFADRRYKVSSARTYFYLNEATCERNMEIFIKCLEAVSDDDRKAPRAVATGATFGTGITAIKLTALGRPQLLLQLSEVIMRTRKYMEDMVGGQGNVLTHHKTIKDLEKYYATLGDNKDVKEFLNNVTSDKEGILHLFPWSGIVDEDSQLSDTFRVPDPQTGQMRRLISQIPPKEEEMFRNMIRRLNTIVKAAADLDVRIMVDAEQTYFQPAISRITLEMMRKYNKDKAIVFNTYQCYLRETFREVNTDLEQAKRQNFYFGAKLVRGAYMDQERDRAKSLGYPDPVNPTFEATTDMYHKTLAECLRRIKLMKDCDDDARKIGIMVASHNEDTVRFAIQQMKEIGISPEDKVICFGQLLGMCDYITFPLGQAGYSAYKYIPYGPVEEVLPYLSRRAQENKGVLKKIKKEKRLLLSEIRRRLLRGQLFYKPKGNYVPI
- the slgA gene encoding proline dehydrogenase 1, mitochondrial isoform X3, with the protein product MALLRSLSSQRTAISLVYGRNSSKSSSSAAVVAACRSYHQCGRRSTTAAGEESSLSSSSDHHHHPASGINGARFLHSGNRPLQASTLVQPDLVAGEAVKRTAKQDSSQSQNPSPAGSPQRDPLDVTFNDPIAAFKSKTTGELMRAYLVYMICSSEKLVEHNMTLMKWSKNVLGQRLFTALMKATFYGHFVAGEDQIKIIPTLERLRSFGVKPILDYSVEEDISQEEAEKREVESSVSSAGEHKEEGSMPQYHVDKSFADRRYKVSSARTYFYLNEATCERNMEIFIKCLEAVSGATFGTGITAIKLTALGRPQLLLQLSEVIMRTRKYMEDMVGGQGNVLTHHKTIKDLEKYYATLGDNKDVKEFLNNVTSDKEGILHLFPWSGIVDEDSQLSDTFRVPDPQTGQMRRLISQIPPKEEEMFRNMIRRLNTIVKAAADLDVRIMVDAEQTYFQPAISRITLEMMRKYNKDKAIVFNTYQCYLRETFREVNTDLEQAKRQNFYFGAKLVRGAYMDQERDRAKSLGYPDPVNPTFEATTDMYHKTLAECLRRIKLMKDCDDDARKIGIMVASHNEDTVRFAIQQMKEIGISPEDKVICFGQLLGMCDYITFPLGQAGYSAYKYIPYGPVEEVLPYLSRRAQENKGVLKKIKKEKRLLLSEIRRRLLRGQLFYKPKGNYVPI
- the slgA gene encoding proline dehydrogenase 1, mitochondrial isoform X2; this translates as MALLRSLSSQRTAISLVYGRNSSKSSSSAAVVAACRSYHQCGRRSTTAAGEESSLSSSSDHHHHPASGINGARFLHSGNRPLQASTLVQPDLVAGEAVKRTAKQDSSQSQNPSPAGSPQRDPLDVTFNDPIAAFKSKTTGELMRAYLVYMICSSEKLVEHNMTLLKLARNLLGQKLFVLLMKSSFYGHFVAGENRHTIVPALERLRSFGVKPILDYSVEEDISQEEAEKREVESSVSSAGEHKEEGSMPQYHVDKSFADRRYKVSSARTYFYLNEATCERNMEIFIKCLEAVSDDDRKAPRAVATGATFGTGITAIKLTALGRPQLLLQLSEVIMRTRKYMEDMVGGQGNVLTHHKTIKDLEKYYATLGDNKDVKEFLNNVTSDKEGILHLFPWSGIVDEDSQLSDTFRVPDPQTGQMRRLISQIPPKEEEMFRNMIRRLNTIVKAAADLDVRIMVDAEQTYFQPAISRITLEMMRKYNKDKAIVFNTYQCYLRETFREVNTDLEQAKRQNFYFGAKLVRGAYMDQERDRAKSLGYPDPVNPTFEATTDMYHKTLAECLRRIKLMKDCDDDARKIGIMVASHNEDTVRFAIQQMKEIGISPEDKVICFGQLLGMCDYITFPLGQAGYSAYKYIPYGPVEEVLPYLSRRAQENKGVLKKIKKEKRLLLSEIRRRLLRGQLFYKPKGNYVPI